AATTTTTGTTCTTACTTTCAGATTTTGTTGTTCGTCAAATAATTTGTtctattttcagttttttttattgttaaattTTTCGGTTTAAGTTTCATAAGCAATTTGAGTTGTGTTCATTGAATACAATTCAATGATTTTGGTTTTAGGCTTATTGGTCCAATCTGATTAATACtttcatttattaaatttattctatttttatattatttatttaactgaTATTTGTTGAATATGAAATAGTGAAAGAAAAGAATTCATTGTATTAATTTAGAAGAGCAGAGCTCTTTATATACAAGTACATTTCAAGAAGTTTAACTAACATAACAACTAAGTAATATATCAAAATACCTAACTTTAACTAACTACTTAACGCCCCCCTCAAATTGAGCTGGGATAAGGAAGTCGGGCTTAGTTTGTCTTGCAACAGTTTGAATCGAGATGCAGAATGAGCCTTAGTTAGTATGTCTGCAACTTGGTCTTGACCAGGGTTATGCTTCACATGAAGTTGCTGCTGCAGAATTCTTTCACGAACAAAATAAAGATCCAATTCGATGAGTTTGGTTCGTGAGTGAAGCACAGGGTTAGCATACATGAGAACTGTACtttgattatcacaccatatTGTAGGAACTGGTAGTTTAGCCAAACCAATTTCTTCAAGTAATGACTGTAACTAAACAACCTCGGTAGTGGCATTGGCAAGGCTTCGATATTCAGCCTCTGTGCTAGATCTTGATACTATTTTTTGTTTCTTAGAACTCAAAGATATCACATTTGAGCCTAAGTAGATGCAAAAACTAGATGTGGACCTCCTATCATCAAGATCTGaggcccaatctgcatcacaaaACCCTGTGAGAGTCAATGCAGGATAGGGTTTTAATAGGAGGCCATAGTCAAAAGTCCCTTTTAGATACCGAAGTATCTTTTTCACCACCTTTAAATGAGACTCGAGAGGATTATACATATACTGAGAGACCTTGTTCACAACATATGCAATTTCTGACCTAGTTATCATAGCATATTGCAATGCTCTAACAATGCTTCTATATTGCATAGGGTCAACAATGGGGTCACTGTCATATGTACACAGTTTTTCTCCTCCAGTCATAGGTGTTGACAAGGAATTTGCATTATCCATCTTGGCTTTGCACAATAGATCTGTGATGTACTTTTTTTGACACAAGTGTAATCAAGTGGAGAGTTGATGAGAATCAGAGATGAATTGTTGGAGACGATGACCTCTGATGGCAGAAAGAACTTGAGAAGGCCATAATAGGAAGTTGTTATCATCGAGTTTTACAGAGACTAAGCCA
This Cannabis sativa cultivar Pink pepper isolate KNU-18-1 chromosome 6, ASM2916894v1, whole genome shotgun sequence DNA region includes the following protein-coding sequences:
- the LOC115695361 gene encoding uncharacterized mitochondrial protein AtMg00810-like — protein: MDNANSLSTPMTGGEKLCTYDSDPIVDPMQYRSIVRALQYAMITRSEIAYVVNKVSQYMYNPLESHLKVVKKILRYLKGTFDYGLLLKPYPALTLTGFCDADWASDLDDRRSTSSFCIYLGSNVISLSSKKQKIVSRSSTEAEYRSLANATTEVV